Within the Meleagris gallopavo isolate NT-WF06-2002-E0010 breed Aviagen turkey brand Nicholas breeding stock chromosome 21, Turkey_5.1, whole genome shotgun sequence genome, the region GACACCCTGCCAGCTGCGGTGGGACACCGTGTCCACCCCTTTCTCTTTAAAAGGAAACTCAGATTTAACTCCTTGAGCTCTCGAGCATCCTTGCAGAACTGCCGGGTTTTTATCCATTGCCTTTCCCAGAAAGGAAATTTCGAAAGCTTTGGAGTGGGAAACTGAAAATGGAGGgtgttttttccaaaattagGGTTTCTCTATAACCCAGGGGGTGCAACGCTGTCCCAGGGACCTGGGAGCTGCTGTCCCCTGGGCAGGGCACTGGCtacctctgctccctgtgcatAGGGGCTGCTTTGTGGAGGATGGTGGGGACAGGGACATGGGAGGAGGCAGTGTGGAAAACATGGAGGTTTTTGTCATGGAAGGAGTTAAAGCCCTAACCCGGATGTTGAGGCGGAGGAGCATAGAGGTGTGGCTTCCTCCCCAGGGTACGGGTGCTGTGCAGCATCCTCTGTGTCCAGTCCTATATGGATCCCACGGGTCCCATCATCCCTTGTCGAGCTGCTGCGTCCCCAGGCATGGTCCCCTGGCTCCCCAACATGGGACTGAGTTAGCCCCGACCCTGGTACCCCACTGCAAGGGGGTCTCATCCCCTGGCAGGGTGGTCCTGGGGAAGCAGTGGGGCTCTGGGTAGCGCAGAGGATGTTGCCTTCTGCTCTCAGGCAGTGATGTCATCTCAGTGGCCATCTCAGCTCAGTGTGGTCCAGCACTAACAGGATTGGGGGCTTTAGAGCTCAGTGCCAGCTCTGCCTCTGATCCCTTTATCTGCAGCTGCTTGGGCTGGGGCTTAGGGAGAGTGCCTTTGGGTGCCAGCAGCTGTGGTCTTGGAGCGCCTCTGGGTGGGTACATGTGCGTAAGCTGGAGCCTTATTGTCTGGGTGGCATAAGGTGCCTGGCTCAACCTGACATCCCATATCCACCTGGTGTTGGAGGTGGCATCTCCAGCTTGGCAAGTTTCTGGCAGGGTCCTGTGAGCTCCTGGGGTGACTGCAACTGAGCCCAGAACTTCCCCAGCTGCATGGAGACCAGCCCATTCCACGCGCAGCCACGAGCATCCTGGCAGAGGCTGTGGCCACAGAGGTTGGTTTGGTACTGAAGATGGCTCTCCCCACCCTGGTGATCCaacagctgtgttctggggTCCTGGGAAAGAGCTCTCTTACCAAATGTGCAAAGCCTGAGGTGCAGTATGGATGCAGGGCAGGGCTCCAGAAAGTTCTTCCTCCATTTTTTCATGCACCAGTGTTTTGTTTCAGGTTTTGAGAGGAGTAGGGAGGCAAGAAGCTTGTGGGGGCTGAGCATCCGCAACTACTGGTTCCCTTTTNNNNNNNNNNNNNNNNNNNNNNNNNNNNNNNNNNNNNNNNNNNNNNNNNNNNNNNNNNNNNNNNNNNNNNNNNNNNNNNNNNNNNNNNNNNNNNNNNNNNCCCCGCGGGGCCCCGAAGAGCCGCTGTTCCCCTGCAACTCTCCACCCCGCAGCCTCCAGACAGAAAAGGGATCCGCATTTTGTAACTGTGAAGCTGAGAGCCTCGATGGTCTCAAGTGTTTTGTCTTTCCCATTCTCTCATCTCTCCGAACATTTATTTCCATCCGTTTTGCTTTAACACCAAAATGTGGggtaaaaactgaaaatagaattGTGATGGAGAGGGATTAGTGCTAGGGTGGGCGTGGGTTTGGTTTGGCTTTCACATCTCTGGATCCTGGTGTTCCTGAGCTCACACCACGGTGTATGAGTGCTGGACACAGGCAGAGCCTCGCCCCGTAGCAGGGGATGCTGATGGGAGACATAGGATTCCTCCAGCAGCCAtggctgcagccctcctggAAAGGGGAACATCTGCTGGAGATGAAAGCCAAGATGTCTCACACCGGCAGCGCTTGGAGGAGGATCCTTTGCTGAGCAGAGAGCTCTCTCTCCTGGCTGCTACGGGCTTTCCTCTGCCAGGCTCATTTCCCAGCTCCCCCACCCCACCCTGGGTCTAAAGGAGGAAGACTGGCACACGAGGAGCTGAGGGCTGAGCCCTTCCCTGTCCCAGCCAGGAGCTCGGTACCAGACTATCCCAGAGATCCACTTTGCAGTCACCAGGAGGAAGCACGAGCTTTCCAAAGGCAGACATCtgtctctctttcctcttcGTCCAGGCTTACCAGTCTGTCTCCGCACCAATATGTGCACCAATGGGCTTAGCATTAAAAGTACAACCGCGTTAACCTTTCCCAGCCCCTGCTCCCCTAATTCATCAGCTGGAACCAGAGCCAGGGGCTTTAGTGTGATCCACACACACCATCTGTCCACCTCGCACACACTAACAGCCAGTGCCCCGATGCTGGGTTTTTAAGTCATGTTTTCtcacaaagcaagcaaaagaCAATAAATAATGGTCACAATTTCCAGCAGAGAAACCtcacaagaaaagaaactgcagagctGGCCCTTCCTCGAGCACAAAGCAACCTCCTCCACACTTCCCAGCTGAGTTTCCAGGCTTTGCTGGGCTCACGGCACCTCAGCTGAGCTCCACATCCCACTGCTCCCACACAGTCCCATCCCACTCCCCGCTTTGTTACCTTCCCGGCACCGCCTCACCCTCCCTGCTCTGTGGCTCAGTGGATGGGGAAGCATTGGAAGCCAGAGCTCTGCAACCCCCCCAGCTGCCAGGGGAGCGGTGCAAGCGGGAGGGCTTGCAGGTTGCTTGCGTGCTTCTGCTGACTCCCCACGGGGTAAAACAcagggctggctgctgggcGATCCTCCTGCGGGCTCTCATAGCACTGGAGTTGGCTCTCGGGAGGACAGCAGCCGTAACCCACAGCACTGGGGGGCACGAGGCGGCCGTCCCGCACGCCCTGCCTGCGGCACTCGGAGTGGGTGCAGGGCCAGCAGTGCAAGGACAGGGACAGAGCGGCGATGCGGTGGATGGCTCTCCGGAGGGTGGCGATTTTAGAGAGCCTCTTGCCTCCGAGGTCGTGCTTGAGGGCCAGCCGCAGGGCATTGAAGGCTTGGTTGTAGTCCAGGATCCTCTTGCGCTCCCGCACGTTGGCTGCCATCCTCCTGGCCTTGGAGCGTGCCGGcctgctcctcttcctcacCTTCATCTCCTCGGTGTCCCCCAGGCAGGCGGTTGCGTTCCTCCCCTTAGGAACCCACATCTTCTGCCTGCAGCATGCTCGCGGTGCTGCACCCACCTCCAGCTCCTCTTCCGAGCCATCAGGCTCTCCCAGCCGTGCTGCAGCTGCTCGGGACATGGCTGTGGTGAGCAGGACGGGGCAAGGTGCTCTTGTGGTCCTGCCTTCCCCAGGGCTGCCACTCACTGCTCTGGGGTCAGGCAGCCAGCCCTAAAAACCCAACTGCCGTCACGTGGCTCCATCCCAGCCCCCAGGTGCTGGCCCTGCCCAGGGGATGCTCCCACTTAgagacctctcagatccccaagtccagCCTCAGaccacccccaccatgcccactaacctcgtccctcagtgccacatcactGGGCAGGTGGCAAAGGAGCAAGAGTGCTGTCTGcctcctgccttcctgctgctgggaacACTGCTGGGCCTGCCCCATATTTGCCCTTATTGGTGGAGATGATGAAGCTCCTTGTGCCCCAAACCTCCTTGTTTCCCACAGCTTGTTTCCTAAATCTCCTTATTCCCCATGGGTCTCCCAGCTATGGGATGGAAGCCATCAGGAGGGCCGGGCTGCTTGCAGTTGCATTCCCTGTCCTTTTGCCCACCTTTTCATTAGAGAGCAGCTGCTAAATGCCCTCCTGCACACGAGGTAacaatgttttgaaaaatggCCCTGGAGAGTCATTGTGACAAATTGTTGGGGCTACTGGTGCAGAAGCCAAGCCCTGAGAGAACATGGTCCCCTTTATCCATCCCTTCTTATCTGATCATCCCGCAGTGGGGTTCATCAATGGCTACAATTAGCGGGACTATTTGTCTATTGCCCTTCTCCTCTCTTGGTTCTTTGAAGTGGGAGCTAATTTAGGTGCCTCTGCTTCAGAAACCCCATAAATCAGGAGCAAGAGCCTGAGGGAGTGGGGAGGATGAGGCAGTGGGACTTCAAAGGGAAATGAAGCTTGCAAATAGCTGAGCACCCACCTGTGCTCACCATGACCCTCTTGTTCTCCCAGTGGCCTTCTCGTCCCCCAGTCCCTGCAAGCTGCAGGCCCAGCTAGgaacaaaaagcaatttaattttCTGGGGGGTGATTTCATGCCGGAGACTTAGGGAAATGCCACTCTGTGATGCCGTGGGGATGCTTTGTGGATGCAGGAAGTTGAGCCATGCACACAGAGCTGAGACAGAGATGTACCCATGGCCCCTGTTATACCCTCATCCTACCCAGAGCCCCAGGAATAGCCGTGAAGCTTTGCtggccccagccctgcagggacTCAGCCCCAGCTCTCGGAAGGACCGGACCATAAATCACAGCTCATCGGATGCCACCTGCTGCCTGTAATTAGCACAGCCCGCCGGGTGTCCCCACCTCGTCCTGGACATTTCCTACCTACCTGCCCATTACTGGTGGGCAGGTGGGGAGGGACAcctgcctggggctgctcccccagcccccctGATTTATCGCTTTTCACTGGGGAGATTTATGGGTTGGGATGGGCAGCCAGAAATGCTATGTAAAGCTCTGCTGGGCTGTCTGCATGTCAGGTGATGGAAGGGCTGTAATTATCTGTCGCCACACATAAATCAGTCACTCACAGCacccccccctcctcctccatctcctgTAGAGGATCTCAGCACTGGGGATGGGCTGTCTCTCCAGCACAGGACAGGGCATTACCTGGCACTGTCCTCACCTGGGCTCCAGTGTCACTTCTGTCACTGGCCCCAACgcccagagaggtgttttgggAGTCTCTGCCCCACCATCCCTAAGGGGATGTTGTGCCAAAAGGAGTCCCAAAGCCCTCCCCATGGGAGCAGCCACCGCAGGGACAGGAGCAGCCGCTCTGGAGATGGAGGAGGCGGCTGTTGCGACACTTCCTGGGATCATACGTAAATGAATAGGGTGCTTTCTTCCTGCTGGGCCACAGCCAGGTGGCAACAAGGGACACAGGCTGTGAATCACCACCCTGAGTCACCCACACCTTCCTCCTGTGGCGAAAGGGAAACGCCATTCCTGTGTGAGGCGTGGGGAGCAAACCACTGTGCACCAAGCCAGGTGTCACTGATAACAAGCCAGGTGTCACCATCAGAGTATCATCGTGCCAGGTGTTATCGTCAGAGCACCACCAGCCTGGGGATGCTGATGGCCATAAGCCC harbors:
- the BHLHA9 gene encoding class A basic helix-loop-helix protein 9; translation: MSRAAAARLGEPDGSEEELEVGAAPRACCRQKMWVPKGRNATACLGDTEEMKVRKRSRPARSKARRMAANVRERKRILDYNQAFNALRLALKHDLGGKRLSKIATLRRAIHRIAALSLSLHCWPCTHSECRRQGVRDGRLVPPSAVGYGCCPPESQLQCYESPQEDRPAASPVFYPVGSQQKHASNLQALPLAPLPWQLGGLQSSGFQCFPIH